The window TATAATGAGTAGGAATTTCAAAAAAATTTACATTTAAGATTGTTCATAGAAAATTTTTTTATAAGATGGTGAAATTTTATGAGATATGATATAGCTATATTAGGAAGTGGGCCTGCTGGATTATCAGCTGCTATAAATGCTAAAGTTAGAAATAAAAACATAATAGTATTTGGTAACAGCAATTTAAGTGACAAAATAGTAAAAGCACCTAAGGTAGATAATTACTTAGGTATTTATGATACAACTGGTGAAAACTTAAAAGAAATGTTCAAATCTCACATAGATAAGATGGGAATTGAGATTACAGAAGAACGAATTAATAATGTATATGCCATGGGAGAATATTTTGCTTTAATGGTGAATGAAAAAACTTATGAAGCTACTACAGTAATACTTGCAACTGGAATAGAGTATGCAAAGCCTATAAAAGGTGAAGAAGAATTTTTAGGCAGGGGAGTAGGTTATTGCGCTACTTGTGATGCAGCTTTATACAGAGGAAAGAAAGTAGTTATAGTAGGCTATAATGATGAGGCTGAGGAAGAAGCTAACTTTGTAATGGAAATAGCATCTAATGTTTATTATATACCTATGTATAAAGGAGAATATAAGCTGGCTGATGGTATAGAGGTTATAAAAGATGTGCCTATTGAGGTATTAGGTGATATGAAGGCTAACAAGCTTATACTTAGAAACTCAGAAATAGATGTAGATGGAATATTCTTTATAAGAAATAGCATATCTCCTAAATACTTAGTTCCAGGCCTTGAAGTTGAAGGTGGACATATAAAAGTAGATAGAAGTATGAGAACTAATATAAAAGGATGTTTTGCATCTGGAGATTGTATAGGGAAACCATATCAATATATAAAAGCTGCAGGAGAAGGTCAAGTTGCAGCACTTAATGCAGTTTCATATATCGATAAGAAATAGATTAAAACACGCACTTATATTAAGTAGCGTGTTTTTTATATACTAAGAGATTATAAAATTTTCGTTTTGAGGATAACATTGCTGAAAGTACTACGCTTACAACTGTTTTTAAGCAACAGAGTCGTGAGACTTGTTGGCGATATGAACGTAGACGAATTTTTGTTTTCAACAATAATTAATAAATATTAAGGTTTACAGATAAAGATATAAGATAATAATAAAAATAAAAGTACCAGTTTTTGTAGTAAAGAAGTGTATTGACAAATTAAGTCAATATGTTATCATAAAATATGACAATGATAATTGTTATTAATTAATAAGGGGTGAAAATTTTGAAGAAAAATTTAATTTATATACTTATGATATTGGGATTATTTTTAATTGGGGGATGCTCAAATAAGGAAGTATATAGTAATAAAGATAATGATTTGGGAAATAATAGTATGAAGGTTTCGGTAGCTATTGTACCACAAAAAACATTTGTAAAAGCAGTAGGTGGAGATTTAGTGGATGTTGAGGTTATGATACCCCCAGGATATAGTCCAGCAAATTATCAGCCTACACCTAAACAGATGTCTAAGCTTAGTGAATCTCAAATTTATTTTTCAATAGGAGTTCCAACAGAAGAGTCTAATATACTTCCCATGATCGAAGGTTTAGATGAAAATATAAAAGTAGTGCATTTAGACGATAAAGTTAGAAAAGTATATCCAGATAGAATATTTGATGAAGAACACGAACATGACTCAGATGAACATGATTCAGATGAACATGATCACAAAGGACGAGATCCTCATATCTGGTTATCTCCAAAGAGAGCTAAAATAATGATAGATGATATAAAAAATGAACTAGTACAACTAGATCCTGATAATAAGCAAATATACGAAAAAAATGCTATAAACTATATAGCTAAGTTAGATGAAGTAGATAAAGAGATTAAGAACATTATCAACAATGTGAGTAAACAATCCTTTATAATGTATCATCCATCTTTTGGATATTTTGCAGATGATTATAATTTAAATATGGTTGCTATAGAAGAAGATGGAAAAGAAACTACTGCTAAAAGACTTAAAGAAATAATAGATTTTGCTAAAAAAAATAATATTAAATTTGTATTTTATCAAGAAGAATTTGATAGTAAACAAGCTGAAACTATAGCTAATGAAATAGGTGGAAAAAGTATACAGGTATCACCTTTAAGTCCTAATTATATAGAAAATTTAAAGAATATATCTGATAAGTTTGAGGAAGTTTTAAATTAGGAGAGGGTTATATATGAATGATATAGAAATGAAAAATTTGAGTGTGAAATATGGAACGGTATGTGCTTTGAAAGATATAAATTTAAATATAGGAAGTAAAGAATTTGTAGGTATAACAGGACCTAATGGAGCTGGGAAAAGCACTCTTTTAAAGGTTTTGCTTGGAATAATAAAGCCTACAAGTGGAAGTATTATACTAAAAGATAATGTATCTATTGGATATGTTCCACAATTTACATCTTTTGATAAACAGTTTCCTATAAAAGTATTAGATGTAATACTTATGGGAAATTTATCTAGCAAGATTAAGTTATTTAAAAAATATTCTAAAAAAGATATAGACAGAGCTAGGAATATTATGGATAAATTAGGAATAAAAATGTTTGAACATAGACAAATTGGACAGTTGTCAGGAGGACAACTTCAAAAGGTATTGATAGGAAGAGCTCTTATGACAGATCCAGAAATATTGGTATTGGATGAACCAACTGCAAGTTTAGATTTTAAAGCAAAAATAGATATTTATGAAATGTTATCTAAAATAAAAAAAGAAAAGACCATAATAATAGTTACTCATGATATGGAAGAGGTTGTTTCATATACTGACAGAGTAGTTTATTTGAATAAGGGATTGGCTAAGTGCAAGGAGGGGGAGCATGATAGAAACATTATTTAGTTATAACTTTATGAAAAATGCCTTAATGGCTGCCATACTAAGTAGTGTAGTGTGTGGGATAATAGGGACTATAATAGTTGAAAAAAAACTTGTAAGCATGAGTGGGGGGATAGCACATGTTTCATTTGGAGGCATAGGCCTTGGGTATTTATTAGGTATTGAGCCTATAATTGGAGGTCTCGTATTTTCAGTATTTGCATCTATTGGGATATCTACTATAAATAGAAAGACTAATACTAATTCGGATGCTTTAATAGGTATGTTTTGGTCTGTTGGAATGGCCCTTGGAATATTATTTATAGCTTTAACACCTGGATATCCACCTGATATGACATCTTATTTATTTGGAGATATACTAACGGTATCATCTATTTATATAAAAATAATGATAATATTGAGTTTAATAATACTCATATCTATATACAGCATATTTAATTATTGGAAGGCTTATTTATTTGATGAAGAATTTATTCATGTGTTAGGTATAAATACAGTATTTTTAGAATACTTTTTATTTATATTGATAGCCCTTAGTATAGTAGTGTTAATAAAAGTAGTAGGAATAATATTGTCTATAGCACTTTTGACTATACCTCCAGCTATAGCCAAACTCTTTACTTATGATATTAAAAATATTATGCTACTTTCTACATTGCTAGGGATAGTATTCAATGTTTTGGGACTAATAATATCTTATCAGTATAATATTCCATCGGGAGCTACTATAATTCTTTTATCTGTAATTGGATATTTGGTTGCTATTGTTTTAAGTAAATATATAAAATATAAAAAAGTGTTAGCATAATAGTATGCTAACACTTTTTTATTTAGAAACAGTATTAGCATATTATTCAATTACAACCAGTAATTATAATTATAAAATTAAGATGTATTTAAGATTTATATTATAGAATAAATTTCATAAGTACAGACATAAGGGGGGAGTCAAAACAATGGGTAAACTAGATATTGATAAAATTAAAATACGAGAGATAGGTATTTTAGGAGCTATATGGATATTCATACTCCATATATTTTCAGATTTTTTGATGATACCAGTGTATATAGTTGAGAAAATATTTTTATATATAACTAAAAGTATGTTTGCATTAGACACAGCAAGTATATCGTTTTTTATTGAGAGTACTGGAAGCTTAATAATAAAATTTATAATGGTTAAGTGGCTTCTAAAAATGTATTCTACAAAGGAAGAAGTTGAAGAAAGAAAGAATATAAATATTTCTAAAAGCTATTATGGATATACAATAATTATAATTTTATTGTTTAGAATAATATTTGATAATAGTTTAGGATTTTTCGTAGATCAAATACCGATTAATGAGGGGATAGAAGAAGCTTTTAATGAACTTTTCAAATATCCTATTATAGCAATTATTTCTGTGTGTATAGTAGCTCCTATATATGAAGAAATAATTTATAGAGGGATAATTCTTAAAGGGCTTAGTAAAAAATATAATGATAAAGTTGCGATAATAGTATCTGCTTTATTATTTGCAATAATGCATATGAATTTGCAACAAGGTATAAATGCCTTTTTACTTGGAATTGTAATGGGATATTTATATACAAAAACAAAATCTTTATATGTAAGTATTTTTGCTCATTTTATAAATAATGGAATTGGTATAATAGTTTCTTCTATACTTACTGAATCTATTAAATTATCTCATAATGCAGTGCTTGTACAATCTATTGTTACTGTTGCTGGAGTAATACTTATGTATAAGATTATTATGTGGTTTAGAAAAAATGAGATAATATTGGATGAGGAATATTTATTTGAAAGTAGTAAAAGTTGATAAAATAATCTTAATCAACTTTACTACATCACTATACATTTAAATCTCTATTTTTATAAAATATATAAGTTCCTACTAGTGATAATCCAATAATTATAATAGAGAGTATTATAAAAACGGTATCAATACCATCTCCTGAAATTATTGATTCAGCCTTAAAATACTGAAAAGGAGTAATGTATTTTAAATCTTGAAATTTATCATTCATATTTATAATCATAGATAGCATAAAAGTAATAAGAAGTATTCCGGTAGAGGTAGATGTAGCTGTATTAGGTTTCTTACTTACAGAGGATAAAAGTGAACCTATACACATAAATATAAGTTGAAGAACAAACATACCGATCATCAACTTTGTTATATATCCAAAGGTTGCATCGCCCTCATTAAAATAATCAACAATAAGGTATGATGTAATAAATGTAACTATATTTAGAATAATAATATTTAAAAGGGCTGCTAATAGCTTTGATGTTATAATTTTATTTCTTGAAACTGGTTTTACAAATAAGAATTCTGTAGTTTTATCTTTTTCTTCTTTTGATATAATATTTGAACCAAGCATAACAGCATGAACAGTAGAAATTAATATAAGATATAAGAAAAGAACACCATAGAATCCAAGAGCTGTTGATAAATCAAAACTACTTATGCCTAACATGTTTAATAATGATTTTGGATAGATATTAATAATATCATTGATAGATTGTTCTGAACTAGAAAAAGCTAAAAATTTTCCTATGCTTCCTACAATCATTGCAACTATACCTAGACACCATAGAATAAGTGATTTTCTATTAGCTTTCATTTCTCTAGTAAATATATTCATTTATCAGACCTCCTCTATTTTAAATATGATAAAGTGAAACTTAATTCAGATGGAGTTTTTATTCCATCTGAATTTCTAGTTGCGTAAGTGCCCTGTGGGTAAACTAATCCAGAAGCTGTAGAATTCTTATCTCTAGCCTTAAGAGGATAGAGTTTTAGAATTCTTAGCTTTCGGATAAAGTGAAACTTAATGCAGATTAAGTTTTAGAACTTTTATTTTTAAGATAAATCAAACAGCATGAATATCTTTTTTATCATATATAACATAACTTGAGATAATGCAAACCAAAACGATAATTAATGATATAAAGATAAAAGTAGTTTCATATGAACTATTTTCTATAATATAAGCAGGGTTAAAATATTTAAAAGGCGTTATATACCTAATAATATCATCGGAATCTGTTGAACTTAAAAAGCTTATAAAATAGAAAATAAACACAGTAGCAAGAGAAATAGATAAAACAGATTTAATTTTAGGTAGTATCACTGAGATCATAATACCCAGTGACATAAATATTAGTTGTACGAATAATAATGTTATAGAAATCATAAAAAATATTTTAAAGTTATAATCCTTATTTTTTACAGACGATGCAATTAAGTTTGAGGCAACTATATAAACTAGATTGGTAATTATTAAAGATGTAATTACTGCTAATATCTTGGATGTTAAAATTTGTGTTCGTTTAATCGGTTTTGTTAACAGAAAATCTGCTGTTTTTTCACGTACTTCCTTTGATATAATTGAAGCACCTAAGTTCATAGCTTGAATTGCTCCAATCAGAACTATGAATGAGAATGGAAATGAATAGTAACCTAAAATATTGTTAAAGCTTTCTAGTGAAATACCCATCATATTTCTTATAGATTCAGGGAATCCTTCTAACAAAGTTTTAACATCTTCAATATCGCTTGAAAAAGAGGGGAAAAGTGAAAAAAATACGAGAACCATTACAACTAAAGATAAAGTCCATATAATAGTAGATTTTCTATAAGCTTTTAGTTCGTGTAAATATATGTTCATTTAACTTATTCCTCCTCTGAATAATAATGCATAAAAATTTCTTCAAGATCAGGTTCTTCTATCCAAATATTAGATATCTCAATAGATGAAATCTTTTTCATAACTGCATTGATATCGCCCTTATAGATGAAATTAACTGTATTTCCTTTTAGCTTTAATTTATTTACACCAGCAATGTTAAAGTAATCTTTATGTAATTTAGACAACATCTCTATCTTGAATTTTTTATAAGTATTTTCTTTTAAAGTAGACATATTTTCTAATTTTACTATTTTACCTTCTTTAATAATAGCAACACGATCGCATAATTTTTGGACTTCAGTTAAAATATGGGATGAAAATAAAATTGTTGCACCTTTCTTATTTTCTTCTTCTAATAAATCGAAAAATTTTTGTTGCATAAGAGGATCAAGTCCACTAGTAGGCTCATCAAGAATAATTAATTTAGGTTCGTGAAGTAGGCCTTGAACTATACCAACTTTCTTCTTATTTCCGAATGATAAATCATCGATTTTTTTATTTAAGTCAAGATTCATTGTGTTTGCTAAATAATCTATTCTTTTATTACAGTTCTTTTTATAAAAGCTAGCCGAATACTTCAAAAGATCAATAACTTTCATATTGTCATAATAAAAAACTTCAGATGGTAAATAACCGATTTCTTTTTTTATTTCAGGTCCATATTCTGAAACATCCTTGCCAAATATTTTAGCACTACCACTAGTTGGATATATTAGAGATAAAAGTGTTCTAATAGTTGTTGATTTACCCGCACCGTTTGGACCTATAAATCCGAAAATCTCTCCTTCCTTAACACTAAAGCTTATATCATCGATTCCCCTTGATTTACCATAAGTTTTAGTTAAATTATTGGTTTCAATAACATTCATTCTTAGAACATCTCCTTAAAAATATGATTTTTCTAAAACTATTCACAAATCTACTACTATTAACGTTATTGTTTACAAACAAATCTATATTATTCCTTTTTATAACGAATAGAAAATTATATGATTTTTAAATTGTATACAATATTCATAAAAGGAATATATATATAATTATTTTAAATGTTTATACAAATTAATTAATTTGTACAAAAAATATTACAAAATCAATGTATGAACTGTATAATAACATAGAGGGACTTTAATGACACATATGATTGATATTTCGATTATCGGGATAAAATAAAATATAGACATAAAATAAGATAACTATTGGAGGGTATTTATGATAAAAATTATAGCAGATTCAACTTGTGATTTATCTCAAGACTTAATAGATAAGTATAGCATTGGGATAGCTCCGTTGACGATTAATATAAATGGGAAAACGTATAGAGATAGAATAGATATAAAACCAGATGAGTTTTACAGTATAATCGAAAATTTAGATAAAGAAGCAACAACTGCAATGCCAAGTCCTACAGAGTATTTGAAAATAATGAATGAAGCTGTAGTAAATGGATATACACAGATAATATGTATATGTATGTCAAGTGGTACTAGTGGTTCTTATCAATCAGCAGTTATAGCTAAAGATTATTTTTATGATGAGAATGAAGGGTCTGATGTTGAGATTCATATAGTGGATTCAAAGTGTATGAGCCATGGAAGTGGATGGTTAGTTCTAAAGAGTGCTATGTTAAAAGAGCAAGGAATGAGTTTTGAAGAAATAGTAGAATTCAATGAAACTTATAAAATAAACGTTAAGCACTTTTTATCTGTTGATGATTTAGATCACTTAATAAAGAGCGGTAGACTTTCAAATTCAAGTGCTTTTATAGGTAAGATATTAAAAATTAAACCTATAATGAGTATGAAAAAAGGAAAGGGAGCAATAGTAGCAAAAGAAAGAGGACGTAAAAGAGTTTTAAAACATTATGTAGACGAATTTATAAGTAGAAATGATGAGGAAGCTACAGATTTTATAATAATAGGATATACATCTGATATTAGTGTTGCTGAAAATCTAAAGAACAAGATAAATCAAGAGACTGATTTCAAAGGCAAGATATATATTATGCAAATGGGAGTAGCTGTGGGAACTCATGTAGGTCTTGGAGCTGTATCTATGTTTTATATAGAAAAAGGACATAAAAAAGATAACCTTCTTATAAATGAAGTAAATGGTCTAATGGAGAAAAAAGCTGAAATAATGGAAAGAATAAAAAATACAAGATTGAACTCTTAAAAAAGTAGCTACCTAGATTTAGTACAAATGAAATCTGAGTTCTTTTTTAGTGTTTGTGGGTTATTAAAAACTATCTATAAAAATACCGCGAATACAACAATATTTTGAATATAACTAAGTTTTTATCTTATTAATAGTCCTAAAATTTACGAACTCCCTACGGTCAGACACGCAAATTTTTCAACGGACTATTAAACGATAAAATGTAAGTTATATTAGTCAAAATATCTAGAAGTATTCACTAACATTTTTATAGACAGTTTTTAGTATTAATCAATATATTGTGAAATTGATCATGCTCCACTACAAAATAAAAAAGATTATGGATTTTTATTTCTTATTGATTTATAAGAATAGAGCAATTTGAATTGGTTTAAAATCTAAGAGCTATATTAAAAAAATAAATGGCATTAAAATGTTAGCGAATGATTTAAATATTTTTGTATAAAACTAAAGTTACAGCGTTTGAATATACGTTAAGAAAGTTCGTTGTTTGACCATTAGGGAGTTTAGAACTTTTAGGATATTCAATAAGATGGAATTTATAGTTTTATTAAAAATATTTAACTTATGAGCGGTATTTTGATGCCATTTATTTTGGGTTAAGCACATAATTTTTACTATATAGTCCAATTACCATCTTTAAATATTTGAATTTTTTCTCCATTATGAGTTTCACCAACTATATTCATATCACTAGATCCTATCATAAAATCTTCGTGAATTAATGAATTGTTAGCACCAGCTTCTTGAAGCTGTTCAGAACTCATCTCAGTTCCATTTTCTATACAGGTAGGATAAGCCATTCCAAATGCTAGATGACAAGATGCATTTTCATCGAATAAAGTATTATAAAATACTATATTTGAATTTGATATAGGTGAGTCATAAGCAACTAGAGCTACTTCACCAATATAAGAAGCACCTTCATCTGTTTCTAATAATTTTTTCAAAGTTTCATGACCAACTTCAGCTTTAAAGTCTACGACTTTACCATCTTTAAATGTTAAAGTGAAGTTATCTATCAAATTACCAGCATAGTTAAAAGGCTTAGTATTTTTGACAGTTCCATTTATTCCAGTTTTAAGAGGCATTGTAAATACTTCTTCTGTTGGCATATTAGCAACAAAATAAGTTTTATTAGCATTATCTTCTCCGCCACCAGCCCATAAGTGACCTTTTGGAAGTTCTATAGTAAGGTCTGTTACACTTGACTTCAAGTGAAGAGACTTAAAGTTTTTATTATTTAAAAATTCAACTCTATTGTTAAGTGTTTGAAGATGTTCATTCCAAGCGTTTACAGGATCATCCTTATCAACTCTAACTATTTTGAATATATTATCCCAAAGTTTTTGAATTGCTTCATCTTCTGATATATCTGAGAATACTTTTTTAGCCCAAGCTTTAGTTGGAATTGAAATTACACACCAAGATATTGTGCTATTCATTATGTACTCTCTATAGTTTTTAAGAGCAAGAGATCTTGCTTTATTAGCAGCTGCAATTCTCTTTGGATCTACATCTTTTAAAAGCTCTGGATTAGAAGCTGATATAGATATAACTGCAGCACCGTTTTTAGCTAAGTACTCAAGACCATCAGCTTCCCATTTAGGAAACTCGTCAAAGGCTTCATCTGGAGCATTTAAATATTTAATAAGAGCTAAATCTTCATCGCCCCATCTTACATGAACATTTTTAGCTCCATTTTCATAAGCGCATTTAGCTACTATTCTAGTAAATTCAGCACATTCTATAGGAGAGTTGATTATAAGCGTCTGTCCTTTTTGGATATTAACACCAACCTTAACTGCAAGTGAAGCATATTTTTCAATGTTTTCATTAAAAGTATTCATTTAATCACCCCTTCTTTAAGTATTATTAGATAATATAAGTTAATTATACAGAAGTGACCAAAAAAAGGGAAATAAAAAATTTGTCTACTCGCTAACGCGGTGACTCATGATCCAAACAAGTCTTACGATTCTGTTGCTTAAAAATAGTTGTAAGTATAGTTCTTTTATCAATGTTACTCATAGAATGAAAATTTTATAACCGTTTAACGTAAAAAAATACTGCTTATAATTGTATAAGCAGCATTAGAAAAACTATAAATAAAAATCGTGATTTTGAATGGTTTTAAAATAAAATCTATTCCATACAATCCAATTGTTAGTTGATTTTCTTGGATTTAAAAAGTAAAGACATGTTGATATATTATTATGTCCTTCAAGTGCCTGTTTTGCAGCTTGAATACTATCATTTGAAGGTGTGTTATATATTCTACCATTAGCAACGGGCGTATATTGAATTCCATAGTTATTATCGAAGATAACACCTTTTATACTTGCTGGGAATAAGTCACTATTTTTTCTGTTTACTATAACATTTGCAACAGCTAATTTTCCTTCATATGATTCTCCTTGAGATTCTGCGTGTACTAATCTAGATAGCCAGTATAAGTCTTCACTAGAGTAGCTAGGTACATTATCATCAACAATATTTTTATTAGAGTAATTTTCTGTTTGAATATCTACTACATAGTCATATCCATTCCAGTCAACAGAGCAGTCAAATGTTTCGGCTATAAATCGAACAGGCACGAACGTTCTTGCATTGTATATATTCACAGGTGCATCAAGAGCTACAGAAGAGCCGTTTATAGTAGCTGTACTAGAATATATAGGCAATCTGATGATTTTGTCTTCATATTCTAATATAGCTTCTTGTGAACTTTGATCCCATGATACATTAGCGCCTAAGCTTTCTGCTATAAATCTTATAGGGACGAATGTACGCGAATTTTCTATATAAGGATATTGATCTGTAGAAACTACTTTACTATCTACCTTTATAGATATTGCTTTTTGATCTTTTACAGGCTTAATTTTTATTAAACTTCCAGAGTAAAGATCGTATTCTGATGGGGTATTTAATGAACGAATAGTATCCACACTTGTATTATGCTCTTTTGCAATAGAAGCATATGTATCCCCGGTTTGAACCGTATGCATAAGATATGACTGTGCATAGGAAGTAGAATTACCTAGTAGCAGAGCGGCGAAAATTAAGCTCGATATTAGTTTTTTCATTATGAATTCCTCCTTTGTAAGTCATTTACAATTTTATCATCGCAAGAAAACGCATACAATGGAACAAAAATGGATTATGAACATAAAATTGTAAATTCGAAGAATTGGAATACGTTTGTATATATAGATAGATTGCATATATATCAAAAGCGGTAAAATATCAAAAAATAGGATTCTATTGAAAAAACTAACAGTTATAAAGTGAAACTTAATTCAGATGGAGTTTTTACTCCAACTGAATTTTTAGTTGCGTGTGCCCTGGGGGTAAACTAATCCAGAAGGTGTAGAGTTCTTATCTCCAGCCTTAAGAGGATGGAGACTTAGAACTCTTAGCTTTCGGATAAAATTTTAAATTGGGGGAAAGATGTTTTCTGTGAAACTAAAAAAAGATAGACTTTTCAGTCTATCTTTTTTTTATTATATTAAGCTACGCTTTTATTTTCTTTAGATACTGATTCTTTATATGATTTGAACATCATAACTGTTGTATATACAACAACGAATATTAATAACCATTTTAATAGGTAAACATTCATAGACTTAACTAAAAATGCAGCTATTAAAACTCCAATTGGACCCATAACGTTAACTGCCATAGAACCTTGAGCAGAGTGAGTATCTTCTTTTATGAACTTCATACCAGCAAAAGGTAATAAAAGTGCACAAGAACCCATCATTATAGGGAATGCTGCTATTGGAGACATACCTAACATGTAAACCATAGTCATACATGGAGCAAAAAGTCCTATACCTAGAGTATTTAAAGCTCCAAATAGGAAGTTACCACATATAGCTATTATAAGTTTAGTTCCATGAAGACCCATAGCATCTCCACCAACTGGGAAAAGGTTTAACTGACCAGCAAGTAATATTATTGCCATAGAGAATAAAGCTATTCCCATTGCAAGTTGTATAGTTTTCTTAGGAAGCTTAGATATAAGTCCAGCTCCTACAATTGCACCTGCAAGTGCTGCAACTATCATAGAGAATAAAGTTAAAGGTTCAACTTCAACAGATGCTATAAATATACAAGCCTGTACTAAAGTTGGGATTGTTGCACCAACATTTAATGTTCCAGGTAATTTTTCATCACTAACTAAATTAAAGTTTTTAAATAAAGATGTTTCTATAGCGAAACTACTAAGACCTAAAGTATCAAAGAAGTTTGCTAGAGCTCCTACTAAACCCATTTTAATAAAACTTTCTGTTTCTAATCTGCCTTCTGCTTTTCTCTTCATGTAAGATTGAATAAGCATAAAAGTAAAT is drawn from Tepidibacter hydrothermalis and contains these coding sequences:
- a CDS encoding NAD(P)/FAD-dependent oxidoreductase translates to MRYDIAILGSGPAGLSAAINAKVRNKNIIVFGNSNLSDKIVKAPKVDNYLGIYDTTGENLKEMFKSHIDKMGIEITEERINNVYAMGEYFALMVNEKTYEATTVILATGIEYAKPIKGEEEFLGRGVGYCATCDAALYRGKKVVIVGYNDEAEEEANFVMEIASNVYYIPMYKGEYKLADGIEVIKDVPIEVLGDMKANKLILRNSEIDVDGIFFIRNSISPKYLVPGLEVEGGHIKVDRSMRTNIKGCFASGDCIGKPYQYIKAAGEGQVAALNAVSYIDKK
- a CDS encoding metal ABC transporter solute-binding protein, Zn/Mn family; the encoded protein is MKKNLIYILMILGLFLIGGCSNKEVYSNKDNDLGNNSMKVSVAIVPQKTFVKAVGGDLVDVEVMIPPGYSPANYQPTPKQMSKLSESQIYFSIGVPTEESNILPMIEGLDENIKVVHLDDKVRKVYPDRIFDEEHEHDSDEHDSDEHDHKGRDPHIWLSPKRAKIMIDDIKNELVQLDPDNKQIYEKNAINYIAKLDEVDKEIKNIINNVSKQSFIMYHPSFGYFADDYNLNMVAIEEDGKETTAKRLKEIIDFAKKNNIKFVFYQEEFDSKQAETIANEIGGKSIQVSPLSPNYIENLKNISDKFEEVLN
- a CDS encoding metal ABC transporter ATP-binding protein, whose amino-acid sequence is MNDIEMKNLSVKYGTVCALKDINLNIGSKEFVGITGPNGAGKSTLLKVLLGIIKPTSGSIILKDNVSIGYVPQFTSFDKQFPIKVLDVILMGNLSSKIKLFKKYSKKDIDRARNIMDKLGIKMFEHRQIGQLSGGQLQKVLIGRALMTDPEILVLDEPTASLDFKAKIDIYEMLSKIKKEKTIIIVTHDMEEVVSYTDRVVYLNKGLAKCKEGEHDRNII
- a CDS encoding metal ABC transporter permease, translated to MIETLFSYNFMKNALMAAILSSVVCGIIGTIIVEKKLVSMSGGIAHVSFGGIGLGYLLGIEPIIGGLVFSVFASIGISTINRKTNTNSDALIGMFWSVGMALGILFIALTPGYPPDMTSYLFGDILTVSSIYIKIMIILSLIILISIYSIFNYWKAYLFDEEFIHVLGINTVFLEYFLFILIALSIVVLIKVVGIILSIALLTIPPAIAKLFTYDIKNIMLLSTLLGIVFNVLGLIISYQYNIPSGATIILLSVIGYLVAIVLSKYIKYKKVLA
- a CDS encoding CPBP family intramembrane glutamic endopeptidase; translation: MGKLDIDKIKIREIGILGAIWIFILHIFSDFLMIPVYIVEKIFLYITKSMFALDTASISFFIESTGSLIIKFIMVKWLLKMYSTKEEVEERKNINISKSYYGYTIIIILLFRIIFDNSLGFFVDQIPINEGIEEAFNELFKYPIIAIISVCIVAPIYEEIIYRGIILKGLSKKYNDKVAIIVSALLFAIMHMNLQQGINAFLLGIVMGYLYTKTKSLYVSIFAHFINNGIGIIVSSILTESIKLSHNAVLVQSIVTVAGVILMYKIIMWFRKNEIILDEEYLFESSKS
- a CDS encoding ABC transporter permease subunit — its product is MNIFTREMKANRKSLILWCLGIVAMIVGSIGKFLAFSSSEQSINDIINIYPKSLLNMLGISSFDLSTALGFYGVLFLYLILISTVHAVMLGSNIISKEEKDKTTEFLFVKPVSRNKIITSKLLAALLNIIILNIVTFITSYLIVDYFNEGDATFGYITKLMIGMFVLQLIFMCIGSLLSSVSKKPNTATSTSTGILLITFMLSMIINMNDKFQDLKYITPFQYFKAESIISGDGIDTVFIILSIIIIGLSLVGTYIFYKNRDLNV
- a CDS encoding ABC transporter permease subunit, with the translated sequence MNIYLHELKAYRKSTIIWTLSLVVMVLVFFSLFPSFSSDIEDVKTLLEGFPESIRNMMGISLESFNNILGYYSFPFSFIVLIGAIQAMNLGASIISKEVREKTADFLLTKPIKRTQILTSKILAVITSLIITNLVYIVASNLIASSVKNKDYNFKIFFMISITLLFVQLIFMSLGIMISVILPKIKSVLSISLATVFIFYFISFLSSTDSDDIIRYITPFKYFNPAYIIENSSYETTFIFISLIIVLVCIISSYVIYDKKDIHAV
- a CDS encoding ABC transporter ATP-binding protein — encoded protein: MNVIETNNLTKTYGKSRGIDDISFSVKEGEIFGFIGPNGAGKSTTIRTLLSLIYPTSGSAKIFGKDVSEYGPEIKKEIGYLPSEVFYYDNMKVIDLLKYSASFYKKNCNKRIDYLANTMNLDLNKKIDDLSFGNKKKVGIVQGLLHEPKLIILDEPTSGLDPLMQQKFFDLLEEENKKGATILFSSHILTEVQKLCDRVAIIKEGKIVKLENMSTLKENTYKKFKIEMLSKLHKDYFNIAGVNKLKLKGNTVNFIYKGDINAVMKKISSIEISNIWIEEPDLEEIFMHYYSEEE